A genomic stretch from Lathyrus oleraceus cultivar Zhongwan6 chromosome 2, CAAS_Psat_ZW6_1.0, whole genome shotgun sequence includes:
- the LOC127123462 gene encoding uncharacterized protein LOC127123462: MVGKGKVHNTSGELLHHNPLPVGFMKVSVDLVLDTDARLPLPDVVSETTLMRDAVGSFVGWPSDLIFPDAETPTRPTHKVGKVSRRIESVASQKEVPGRELKSAAKDIPTTSGTKSQIMMRLEKMVEEF, from the exons atggttggcaagggaaaagtgcacaatacttcgggtgaattacttcaccataatcccctcccggtgggatttatgaaagtttcggttgacctcgtattagatacggacgcccgtctaccattacctgacgttgtttcagagacaacgttgatgcgagatgcagtcggatcctttgttggttggccgtcagatctaattttccctgatgccgag actcctacaagacccacacataaagttggtaaagtttcaagacgcatcgagtcggttgcatctcaaaaagag gttcccggtcgagagttgaaaagcgctgctaaggatattccaacgacgtccgggacaaaatctcaaattatgatgcgtcttgagaaaatggtggagga attttga